The proteins below are encoded in one region of Vulpes lagopus strain Blue_001 chromosome 10, ASM1834538v1, whole genome shotgun sequence:
- the LOC121499421 gene encoding tyrosine-protein phosphatase non-receptor type 11-like isoform X1 produces the protein MTSRRWFHPNISGVEAEKLLLSRGQHGSFLARPSKSCPGGFTLSVRRHDEVTHVKIQNTGDYYDLYGGEKFATLAELVQHYTGQHGGLLRERSGAPVELRHPLGCQDPISERWYHGHLSGKEAEQLLMEKGRPGTFLVRESQSKPGDFVLSVFTQQPDKEDRRARVTHIMIHFQPDGKYDVGGGERFDTLRDLVERYRKNPMVEKSGIVVHLKQPLKATRINAASIESRVQELNRAADASEKAKQGFWEEFEMLQQQECRLLYPRKEGQRLENKPKNRYKNILPFDTTRVTLHDVDDNVPGADYINANYIRSDPEAKPGHGLGKVYIATQGCLQTTVAAFWAMVYQENTRVIVMATREVERGRNKCFRYWPELHGSQEYGCVRICNLAEYQAQGYCVRELQVWRPDQEEPRRTVKHYHYFSWPDHGVPAEPSGVLGFLEEVNRTQSSMPGAGPIVVHCSAGIGRTGTIIVIDILVDTIRRQGLDCDIDVPKTIQLVRRQRSGMVQTEAQYKFVYLAVQRYIQDEQRRLREQPPGERDYLNVGVRSQDSGHSAGPALPRAPATAEAPCGVYENLQGLPR, from the exons ACCCCAACATCAGTGGAGTTGAGGCAGAGAAGCTGCTCCTATCCAGGGGCCAGCACGGGAGCTTCCTGGCGAGACCCAGCAAGAGCTGCCCGGGAGGCTTCACATTGTCTGTCAG GCGCCATGATGAAGTGACCCACGTCAAGATCCAAAACACAGGCGACTACTATGATCTTTACGGTGGGGAGAAGTTTGCCACACTGGCGGAGCTGGTGCAGCACTACACAGGCCAGCATGGGGGGCTGCTCCGTGAGCGCAGCGGGGCCCCCGTTGAGCTCAGGCACCCCCTGGGCTGCCAGGACCCCATATCTGAGCG gTGGTACCATGGGCACCTGTCTGGCAAGGAGGCCGAGCAGCTGCTGATGGAAAAAGGACGTCCGGGTACCTTCCTGGTACGGGAGAGTCAGAGCAAGCCTGGGGACTTCGTGCTGTCTGTGTTCACACAGCAGCCAGACAAGGAAGACCGCCGGGCACGGGTCACACACATCATGATCCACTTCCAG CCAGATGGGAAGTATGACGTAGGAGGTGGGGAACGGTTCGACACCCTCAGAGACCTGGTGGAGCGCTACAGGAAGAATCCCATGGTGGAGAAGTCGGGGATTGTGGTGCATCTCAAGCAG CCCCTCAAGGCCACGAGGATCAATGCCGCAAGCATCGAGAGCCGAGTACAGGAGCTCAACAGGGCTGCTGATGCCAGCGAGAAGGCCAAGCAGGGCTTCTGGGAAGAGTTTGAG ATGCTGCAGCAGCAGGAATGTCGGCTCCTATATCCCCGGAAAGAGGGACAGCGATTGGAAAACAAGCCCAAGAATCGCTACAAGAACATCCTTCCCT TTGATACCACCCGTGTCACTCTGCATGATGTGGACGACAATGTGCCTGGAGCAGACTACATCAATGCCAACTACATCAGG AGTGATCCAGAGGCGAAGCCAGGTCATGGACTGGGCAAGGTATACATCGCCACCCAGGGCTGTCTGCAAACCACAGTGGCTGCCTTCTGGGCGATGGTATACCAGGAGAATACACGGGTCATTGTCATGGCCACAAGGGAGGTGGAGCGAGGCCGG AACAAATGTTTCCGATACTGGCCAGAGCTGCATGGCAGCCAAGAATATGGCTGTGTACGTATCTGCAACTTGGCTGAGTACCAGGCCCAGGGCTACTGTGTGCGGGAACTGCAGGTGTGGCGGCCAGATCAG gAAGAGCCACGGCGCACAGTGAAGCACTACCACTACTTCAGCTGGCCAGACCACGGGGTCCCGGCAGAGCCATCTGGCGTCCttggcttcctggaagaggtgaatAGGACCCAGAGCagcatgccgggagccggacccATCGTGGTGCACTGCAG CGCCGGCATCGGTCGCACTGGCACCATCATTGTGATTGACATCCTGGTGGACACTATCCGCAGGCAGG GTCTGGACTGCGACATCGACGTTCCCAAGACCATCCAGCTGGTGCGGCGGCAGCGCTCGGGAATGGTGCAGACCGAAGCGCAGTACAAGTTCGTGTACCTGGCCGTGCAGCGGTACATCCAGGACGAGCAGCGGCGCCTGCGcgagcag CCGCCGGGGGAGCGCGACTACCTGAATGTGGGCGTCAGGTCGCAGGATTCCGGCCACAGCGCTGGACCCGCGTTGCCTCGGGCGCCGGC GACCGCGGAGGCCCCCTGCGGCGTGTATGAGAACCTTCAAGGCCTGCCGCGCTGA
- the LOC121499421 gene encoding tyrosine-protein phosphatase non-receptor type 11-like isoform X2 has protein sequence MTSRRWFHPNISGVEAEKLLLSRGQHGSFLARPSKSCPGGFTLSVRRHDEVTHVKIQNTGDYYDLYGGEKFATLAELVQHYTGQHGGLLRERSGAPVELRHPLGCQDPISERWYHGHLSGKEAEQLLMEKGRPGTFLPDGKYDVGGGERFDTLRDLVERYRKNPMVEKSGIVVHLKQPLKATRINAASIESRVQELNRAADASEKAKQGFWEEFEMLQQQECRLLYPRKEGQRLENKPKNRYKNILPFDTTRVTLHDVDDNVPGADYINANYIRSDPEAKPGHGLGKVYIATQGCLQTTVAAFWAMVYQENTRVIVMATREVERGRNKCFRYWPELHGSQEYGCVRICNLAEYQAQGYCVRELQVWRPDQEEPRRTVKHYHYFSWPDHGVPAEPSGVLGFLEEVNRTQSSMPGAGPIVVHCSAGIGRTGTIIVIDILVDTIRRQGLDCDIDVPKTIQLVRRQRSGMVQTEAQYKFVYLAVQRYIQDEQRRLREQPPGERDYLNVGVRSQDSGHSAGPALPRAPATAEAPCGVYENLQGLPR, from the exons ACCCCAACATCAGTGGAGTTGAGGCAGAGAAGCTGCTCCTATCCAGGGGCCAGCACGGGAGCTTCCTGGCGAGACCCAGCAAGAGCTGCCCGGGAGGCTTCACATTGTCTGTCAG GCGCCATGATGAAGTGACCCACGTCAAGATCCAAAACACAGGCGACTACTATGATCTTTACGGTGGGGAGAAGTTTGCCACACTGGCGGAGCTGGTGCAGCACTACACAGGCCAGCATGGGGGGCTGCTCCGTGAGCGCAGCGGGGCCCCCGTTGAGCTCAGGCACCCCCTGGGCTGCCAGGACCCCATATCTGAGCG gTGGTACCATGGGCACCTGTCTGGCAAGGAGGCCGAGCAGCTGCTGATGGAAAAAGGACGTCCGGGTACCTTCCTG CCAGATGGGAAGTATGACGTAGGAGGTGGGGAACGGTTCGACACCCTCAGAGACCTGGTGGAGCGCTACAGGAAGAATCCCATGGTGGAGAAGTCGGGGATTGTGGTGCATCTCAAGCAG CCCCTCAAGGCCACGAGGATCAATGCCGCAAGCATCGAGAGCCGAGTACAGGAGCTCAACAGGGCTGCTGATGCCAGCGAGAAGGCCAAGCAGGGCTTCTGGGAAGAGTTTGAG ATGCTGCAGCAGCAGGAATGTCGGCTCCTATATCCCCGGAAAGAGGGACAGCGATTGGAAAACAAGCCCAAGAATCGCTACAAGAACATCCTTCCCT TTGATACCACCCGTGTCACTCTGCATGATGTGGACGACAATGTGCCTGGAGCAGACTACATCAATGCCAACTACATCAGG AGTGATCCAGAGGCGAAGCCAGGTCATGGACTGGGCAAGGTATACATCGCCACCCAGGGCTGTCTGCAAACCACAGTGGCTGCCTTCTGGGCGATGGTATACCAGGAGAATACACGGGTCATTGTCATGGCCACAAGGGAGGTGGAGCGAGGCCGG AACAAATGTTTCCGATACTGGCCAGAGCTGCATGGCAGCCAAGAATATGGCTGTGTACGTATCTGCAACTTGGCTGAGTACCAGGCCCAGGGCTACTGTGTGCGGGAACTGCAGGTGTGGCGGCCAGATCAG gAAGAGCCACGGCGCACAGTGAAGCACTACCACTACTTCAGCTGGCCAGACCACGGGGTCCCGGCAGAGCCATCTGGCGTCCttggcttcctggaagaggtgaatAGGACCCAGAGCagcatgccgggagccggacccATCGTGGTGCACTGCAG CGCCGGCATCGGTCGCACTGGCACCATCATTGTGATTGACATCCTGGTGGACACTATCCGCAGGCAGG GTCTGGACTGCGACATCGACGTTCCCAAGACCATCCAGCTGGTGCGGCGGCAGCGCTCGGGAATGGTGCAGACCGAAGCGCAGTACAAGTTCGTGTACCTGGCCGTGCAGCGGTACATCCAGGACGAGCAGCGGCGCCTGCGcgagcag CCGCCGGGGGAGCGCGACTACCTGAATGTGGGCGTCAGGTCGCAGGATTCCGGCCACAGCGCTGGACCCGCGTTGCCTCGGGCGCCGGC GACCGCGGAGGCCCCCTGCGGCGTGTATGAGAACCTTCAAGGCCTGCCGCGCTGA